The Neodiprion fabricii isolate iyNeoFabr1 chromosome 4, iyNeoFabr1.1, whole genome shotgun sequence genome window below encodes:
- the LOC124180135 gene encoding uncharacterized protein LOC124180135 — protein sequence MSESMDPKVLTLVRVLREERDVNLDGVESRGGCSLRSQLGPAATAGHHCPERFIHCTVCWFLGDGPAAAGICKENYGASGIGGGSYRCQSDHPEYVEDVRESS from the exons ATGTCGGAATCGATGGATCCCAAAGTACTCAC GTTAGTTCGAGTCCTCCGAGAAGAACGCGACGTAAACCTTGACGGCGTCGAATCGCGCGGCGGCTGCAGCCTTCGGTCCCAGTTGGGCCCCGCGGCAACCGCAGGGCATCACTGTCCCGAAAGATTTATACACTGCACAGTCTGCTGGTTTTTGGGGGATGGGCCTGCTGCAGCTG gtaTCTGTAAAGAAAATTACGGAGCATCGGGGATCGGTGGTGGATCGTACCGCTGTCAATCGGACCACCCGGAATATGTCGAAGACGTCCGGGAGTCCAGCTGA